A stretch of Vigna angularis cultivar LongXiaoDou No.4 chromosome 4, ASM1680809v1, whole genome shotgun sequence DNA encodes these proteins:
- the LOC108331480 gene encoding plant intracellular Ras-group-related LRR protein 9: MDPNPRTFPILSYVMSRLPSLTPRPPAAVNSDSDHFDLEQPRAPEIVGQMPHLADPDLMASMGRAVSQVAQARTVLNLIGERPTHEEVDSARARLAEIEAQLSHELEEIVLQARPAEMEIHGWRAHQAEKERECRERAETEKRIWKSVLQLDEMHEAYEKLLKDAEKRLVKMYESKEDGDGDVVGDEVNEEVVGILQEAYGKGMERVNLSARQLKLLPEAFGRIPGLLVFDLSANQLSAIPDSIAGLQNLEELNLSSNLLESLPDSIGLLQKLKLLNVSGNKLTALPDTICHCRSLVELDVSFNNLSYLPTNIGYELPNLQKLMIQLNKIRSLPSSICELKSLRYLDAHFNELHGLPIAIGRLTNLEVLNLSSNFSDLKELPETFGDLTNLRELDLSNNQIHALPDTFGRLDNLTKLNLEQNPLELPPMEIVNQGVEAVKSFMAKRWLDILLEEERKNSQEMQEQEQGGWLTRSTSWLKNVSGNVIGYIGTGVGTPRDAYLDQQL, from the exons ATGGATCCCAACCCTCGAACCTTTCCCATCCTCTCCTACGTCATGTCGCGCCTCCCTTCTCTCACTCCCAGGCCACCCGCCGCCGTCAATTCCGACTCCGACCACTTCGACCTCGAGCAGCCGCGGGCCCCGGAGATCGTGGGCCAAATGCCGCACCTCGCCGACCCAGACCTCATGGCCTCCATGGGCCGGGCCGTATCTCAGGTGGCCCAGGCCCGAACGGTCCTGAACCTGATCGGGGAGCGGCCCACGCACGAGGAAGTCGACAGCGCCAGGGCCAGGCTGGCGGAGATCGAGGCCCAGCTGTCCCACGAACTGGAGGAGATCGTGCTCCAGGCCCGGCCCGCGGAGATGGAGATTCACGGGTGGCGGGCCCACCAGGCCGAGAAGGAGAGGGAGTGCCGGGAGCGGGCGGAGACGGAGAAGCGAATCTGGAAGTCGGTGCTGCAGTTGGACGAGATGCACGAGGCGTACGAGAAGCTTCTGAAGGACGCGGAGAAGCGGTTGGTGAAAATGTACGAGTCGAAGGAAGATGGTGATGGCGATGTTGTTGGCGACGAAGTGAATGAAGAGGTTGTGGGAATTCTGCAAGAGGCCTATGGCAAGGGAATGGAACGCGTCAATCTTTCTGCACGCCAATTGAAGCTCTTGCCCGAAGCATTTGGTCGAATTCCTGGCTTGCTCGTCTTTGATCTTTCTGCCAATCAACTCTCG GCTATTCCTGATTCAATAGCTGGATTGCAAAACCTTGAAGAGCTTAATCTGTCTTCAAATCTTTTGGAGTCTCTGCCGGATTCAATTGGGTTATTACAAAAGTTGAAATTGCTCAATGTCTCTGGAAACAAGCTGACTGCTCTTCCTGATACCATCTGTCACTGCAG GTCATTGGTTGAGCTGGATGTAAGCTTTAACAATCTATCATATTTGCCAACAAACATTGGATATGAATTACCGAACTTGCAGAAACTCATGATTCAGTTGAACAAGATTCGATCTCTTCCCTCATCTATCTGTGAGTTGAAGTCCTTGCGCTATTTAGATGCTCATTTTAATGAGCTGCATGGGCTTCCCATTGCAATCGGGAGACTGACTAATCTTGAGGTTCTCAACCTGAGCAGTAACTTTAGTGACCTCAAAGAACTACCAGAGACATTTGGTGATTTGACTAACCTCAGGGAATTGGATCTCAGCAATAATCAGATCCATGCACTTCCTGATACATTTGGGCGCCTTGATAATTTGACCAAGCTAAACTTGGAGCAGAATCCTCTTGAATTGCCACCAATGGAGATTGTAAATCAAGGGGTTGAAGCCGTAAAGAGCTTTATGGCCAAGAGGTGGCTTGATATATTGTTGGAGGAGGAGAGGAAAAACAGCCAAGAAATGCAAGAACAAGAACAGGGTGGTTGGTTAACACGAAGCACCTCCTGGTTGAAGAATGTTTCTGGAAATGTAATTGGGTATATTGGAACTGGCGTTGGAACTCCCAGAGATGCATATCTTGATCAGCAGCTATGA